tctctctctctctttgtctctctctctctctcactctcactctcactctctctctctctctctctctctccttctgtctctctctctctctctctctctctctctctctctctctctctctctctctctctctctctctctctctctctctctctctctctctctctctctctctctctctctctctctctctctctctctctctctctctctctctctctctctctctctctctctctctctctctctctctctctctctctctctctctctctctctctctctctctctctctctcgctttctctctctctctctctctctctctctctctctctctctctctctctctctctctctctctctctctctctctctctctctctctttcaaaaatcatatagataaaattataattttgatgaccatgaaaaaaaaaaaatcgatcatcattttcatcatgaataagAATTACATAAGATCATCAACTGCAACCATtttcaaagagagaaaaatctaaaCTGCATATTACGAGGAGTTGCTTTACCGTCGGTCATTGGATTCTATGACAAGCAACTATTTCAACAGGGATAACTATTTCGCTCGAATGCTCTCACTATCTAGGCTCAACAATGCATAATGGACTCGTGCTGAAAATTATGAAGTTCTGAGCACTGTCAGGAAGTTGGCGTTTGGGTCTCAGCGGCGGAAGTGTTAATGAGAGATAGGGAACACGTCCGGAACTTGTTGTGGTTGATGCTGAGCTCTCTTttgctccgttttttttttttttttttggggggggggcagaataaTGGGAGGTGGTGTGTGCTGTGGAGGCGTGAATTGGGTTTGGTTGTCTTCGTGTCTGCCaggaaaaataatgtttttttgcAATGATGCGTGTACCTAcatctgtatttgtatttgtctagctatatatatatatctatatatctgtctatctatctatctatctatatgcgtgtgtgtgtgtgtgtgtgtcgtgttgcgtgtgtgtatgtctgttgtgttgtgtttgtgtatgtgtgtgtgtccttcctttttttcgtttctttctctctttccttcctcctttctttctttattcttcttccttcttttaatcGTATGTATCAGAGGAATTCTATCTTACATTCGAGTAGGCAGGTCATCCACTCGgatattgatttgtttgttttcttctccagGTTCGGCAAAGTGTGAGGCGCAGATGGAACCACAAGCGTAACGCGCCCATAAGGAGACTTCCGTTCATGAGGGAATGCAGTTGAATGCGAGCCGAGTCGCCGTCGGAATCGAGAGCACCTCCGAGGTCCTGTGTATTGATTGCGCGTGTGCTTGGCCGATCGGGGCGAGAGATCACGCGTGCTGAGCGGTGAAACACGATGCGCGCCGCCGGATAAATCGAGTGGCAGGAACAAACGGCTGGAAATGATGTACCCGTAGTTCGGttccctgttttttgtttttttgtgttttttgttttcgtttttttgcgtTCGTTAAAGGTGCGAGGGCAAGATGGAGATGATTTCCGGCCGGGGGCAGGTTCGGAGTGGGAGGGCGGTGGTCGGCCTCGACGTGGTGAGTCACACGCTGCCTCGGAGTTTCCGCACGCCCACGACTCAGCCCTGCTGCCCGCCCACGACCCACCCGGAGCTCCCCGAGGACATCTGCAGCGACCCCGGCTGTGCGGGATGCCAGCCCGACCTGTGTGCGGGCGACCCTGACCTCCAGTTCACGGGCGGCTCCCCCTTCCCAGCCCACATCTACCCTAGTGTCTTAACGagcgggtggggggcggggggcgaggacGACTGCCTCTCCTGCAGCCTGTCCTCGCAGCCGCCCTGCGTGTGTCCCGACCCTCGCTGCAGCGGGAGCCAGGTGACCCCCTCGCCCTTCTGGGGGCACCACGAGCACCACGAGCACcgccagcagcaacagcaacagaccCAGAGCGCAGAGACAGACGTGCAAGTTACCCGCACGGCTTCCGAATGCACGGTAAGTTTTCTGATGCCATTTTTTCCTAAAAATTACCCTGGCCTTTCCGAATCACAGCCAAATCGAGAAAAGACCACTTAAACATAAAGATCATCTCGTATACGCGGCAGCAACATTACCATAAACGGAGAAATAAAATAGCAATGAAACGCACAAAAATCTACGCACcaaaaacccacatttcactatctttcctcccctctcaccacccgCAGCTGCCAAAACTCCTGAGCATAGAGGAGCAACTTACAACCGCCTTGGGTCGACCACCTGACGCCCAAGTGCAAACTCGATCACACAACCGGAAGATGCCTCCTGCTTCCCACCGCCTCAGTAGGAGTGTGGAGGATTTGCCTAAGGATATCAAGGAGCACATCCTCAAGTGCCAGTGTTCCTGTGATCACCTTGGCTATGGCAACTTTTCGGTAAGTAGTCTTGACTGTTGTTTGCCTggctatagatatatgaatatatatatatatatatatatatatatatatatatatatatatatatatatatatatatatatatatatatatatatatatatatatatatatataaatacccttCTGTTCACCCGTTTTTTtagtattcttttttattcagaACACAAAGGATCCAGCAATTAAGCGAGCTATTCAATCTGATAGTTGGaacttttaaaaaatcgaaaCTGCTTTTTCTCTAGCATTTGTATCAATATAGATAGCATTTATTGTTTCTA
This genomic stretch from Penaeus vannamei isolate JL-2024 chromosome 28, ASM4276789v1, whole genome shotgun sequence harbors:
- the LOC138867140 gene encoding uncharacterized protein, with protein sequence MEMISGRGQVRSGRAVVGLDVVSHTLPRSFRTPTTQPCCPPTTHPELPEDICSDPGCAGCQPDLCAGDPDLQFTGGSPFPAHIYPSVLTSGWGAGGEDDCLSCSLSSQPPCVCPDPRCSGSQVTPSPFWGHHEHHEHRQQQQQQTQSAETDVQVTRTASECTLPKLLSIEEQLTTALGRPPDAQVQTRSHNRKMPPASHRLSRSVEDLPKDIKEHILKCQCSCDHLGYGNFSNTKDPAIKRAIQSDSWNF